The following is a genomic window from Candidatus Zixiibacteriota bacterium.
TACCCGCTGGCGCCCGTGATCAGAATGCGTCGCACAGTTTAGAACTCCACGCTGATCCCGATCGACGGCAACAACCCGATCGACTCACCCTCATCGGCGCGCCGGTCGCGTTCATCCCAGCGGGGCCGCTGATTGTAGGGATTGTTATATACGTTCTGAATGTCAAGATAGGTAATCATCGTCCAACTGGCGAAGTGCCAGCGCCGGTCGACACGGACGTCCAGACCGTGATTCGACTTCAGTCGATGCGAATTGTACAGCTCCGGTGACTGCGTACCATCCGCGTTGTACGGCGTGTAGGGTGCGCCGGTTGCAAAACGAAACTTGCCGGAGACCTCCCACTTTTCGTTAAAGACGTAACCGCCCCCAAGGTTGAAGATCCACGTCTGATCATAAGTCCCTGGACGCCGGACGCCGTCCAATGCCGTGTATTGCGCCTGATTGTAACTGAGTGCCAGAGTACCGTAACAGGGAACATCCGAGAACTTCTTCTGCGCGGACAATTCGATCCCACGAGCACGTCCGCTGCCCCGGCTCACCAGGGGATCGACACCGAACGCTGCAAATCCCTCGTTCTTCCCGCCATAACCGGCGCCGGTGTTGGCCAGCACCAGATACGGCTGTGTCGTGCTCGCTGGATAATCGAAGTAGTTCTTCAGATAGAATTCCAGCCGAACGCGGGTGGCGTCGCGAATGACTCGCTCTACCCCCGCTACATAGTGATTGGCGCCAACCTGCTTCAGCCGCCGGTTCTCGCCGTTGGCGAACAGCCAAATGTATGACGGCGCCTGATAATAACGCCCGCTTGCCAACGAGATCGTAGTAACATCGTCGAGTGCGCAGGCGATGCTTGCTCGTGGTGACCAGACCAGGCCGTCTTCCAGCAGGCTGAAGTTGTCAAATCGCGCGCTTACATTGCCGCTCAAGCGGCCCAGTGTTTGCGACCACTGGATATAGCCTGACGACTTGTAGGTT
Proteins encoded in this region:
- a CDS encoding TonB-dependent receptor; this translates as VAQVEPGRNDLVVRGGAPSENLYVVGTLEVPNINHFGTQGATGGPLSLVNLDFVSGTSFSTGGFGARYGDKLSSVLALDLRPGRSDRVGGKGTVSASQFGLNLEGPLGRRGSFLLSARRSYLDLIFQAAGFSFVPEYWDFLAKLDYRLDRANSVSFTGIGAIDNVRQKNDDADNRFDNSQILANEQDQFIGAAVWQHLFGRGFFEVTLGQSVVEFDVRQNDSLLNPVFTNRSTESETSLRADLTLSVTATSKLTAGIQGKQIGFEAEILIPRLINTFGNEIELDRRVDTTTYKSSGYIQWSQTLGRLSGNVSARFDNFSLLEDGLVWSPRASIACALDDVTTISLASGRYYQAPSYIWLFANGENRRLKQVGANHYVAGVERVIRDATRVRLEFYLKNYFDYPASTTQPYLVLANTGAGYGGKNEGFAAFGVDPLVSRGSGRARGIELSAQKKFSDVPCYGTLALSYNQAQYTALDGVRRPGTYDQTWIFNLGGGYVFNEKWEVSGKFRFATGAPYTPYNADGTQSPELYNSHRLKSNHGLDVRVDRRWHFASWTMITYLDIQNVYNNPYNQRPRWDERDRRADEGESIGLLPSIGISVEF